In a genomic window of bacterium:
- the rimI gene encoding ribosomal protein S18-alanine N-acetyltransferase — protein sequence MTMVIANDRISIGPMREDDIPRVLEIEQASFPSPWPRDAYLRELRDNRLACYLVARESDAVVGYTGMWIILDEAHVTTIAVAPECRRRRIGERLLVALIAESMRRGARWITLEVRRTNGGAQALYRKYGFKDIGVRKGYYSDNREDAIVMWTGNVYEPVFQERYERNRTVLEGDQGSTKPGA from the coding sequence ATGACCATGGTGATCGCGAACGACCGAATTTCCATCGGGCCGATGCGCGAGGACGACATCCCGCGCGTCCTCGAGATCGAGCAGGCGTCGTTTCCGTCGCCGTGGCCCCGCGATGCCTACCTCCGCGAACTGCGCGACAACCGGCTGGCGTGCTACTTGGTCGCGCGCGAGAGCGACGCGGTCGTCGGCTACACCGGCATGTGGATCATCCTCGACGAGGCGCACGTGACGACGATCGCGGTCGCGCCCGAGTGCCGGCGGCGCCGGATCGGCGAGCGGCTGCTCGTCGCGCTGATCGCCGAGTCGATGCGGCGCGGGGCGCGGTGGATCACGCTCGAGGTGCGCCGGACCAACGGCGGCGCCCAGGCGCTCTACCGCAAGTACGGCTTCAAGGACATCGGCGTCCGCAAAGGCTACTACAGCGACAACCGCGAGGACGCGATCGTCATGTGGACCGGCAACGTGTACGAGCCGGTGTTTCAGGAGCGCTACGAACGCAACCGGACGGTCCTCGAAGGGGATCAGGGCTCGACGAAGCCCGGCGCTTGA
- the tsaB gene encoding tRNA (adenosine(37)-N6)-threonylcarbamoyltransferase complex dimerization subunit type 1 TsaB — protein MRVLAIETATPVAGAALVDAGGVLAARTVRAPMRHLEWLAAAVDGLLRDAGTGPDGVEAVAVGRGPGGFTGLRIGIATAAAWARARRVPVLGVPTLEVLAASASASGLVFAVLDAHRGEVAAALYRLGQDAEPVCLVPAVVAAPDAAVAEIRLVLEGERALHRPLVVAGDGLARHADALRAALGGAGARQIVERPDAYPSAETAGRLARPRLLRGARDLPAGLLPVYGRRPAVRLWQESPAPPGSVK, from the coding sequence ATGCGTGTCCTCGCGATAGAGACCGCTACGCCGGTGGCCGGCGCCGCCCTCGTCGATGCGGGCGGGGTGCTCGCGGCGCGCACTGTGCGGGCGCCGATGCGGCACCTCGAGTGGCTCGCCGCGGCGGTCGACGGGCTGTTGCGCGACGCGGGCACGGGACCCGACGGCGTCGAGGCGGTCGCCGTCGGACGCGGGCCCGGCGGCTTCACCGGCCTGCGGATCGGCATCGCAACGGCCGCGGCATGGGCGCGGGCCCGGCGCGTGCCGGTCCTCGGCGTCCCGACCCTCGAGGTGCTCGCCGCGTCGGCCTCCGCGAGCGGCCTCGTCTTCGCCGTGCTCGATGCGCATCGCGGTGAAGTAGCCGCGGCGCTCTACCGCCTCGGGCAGGACGCGGAGCCGGTGTGTCTCGTCCCGGCGGTCGTGGCGGCCCCGGACGCGGCCGTCGCGGAGATCCGGCTCGTGCTCGAGGGCGAGCGCGCGCTCCACCGGCCGCTTGTGGTCGCCGGCGACGGCCTGGCGCGCCACGCGGACGCCCTGCGCGCGGCGCTCGGCGGCGCGGGGGCGCGGCAGATCGTCGAGCGCCCGGACGCGTACCCCAGCGCGGAAACGGCCGGCCGGCTCGCGCGGCCGCGGCTTCTGCGCGGCGCTCGCGACCTGCCGGCGGGATTGCTGCCGGTCTACGGACGGCGTCCCGCGGTGCGTCTGTGGCAGGAAAGCCCGGCACCGCCGGGAAGCGTGAAATGA
- the tsaE gene encoding tRNA (adenosine(37)-N6)-threonylcarbamoyltransferase complex ATPase subunit type 1 TsaE, with protein sequence MSVDAGPGFLEVHTGSPDETRALGEALGRLLRARDARGAVVGLTGPLGAGKTCFVQGLARGLGAGGYVRSPTFVLVHRYPGPLPLYHVDLYRIAPPDLDALGLEEIIEGDGITAIEWAGTAPLPPDHLSVELSFDGDENARTVRVGAAGGRSRRLLDGLRTCVSSR encoded by the coding sequence GTGTCGGTTGACGCGGGGCCGGGCTTCCTCGAGGTCCACACGGGAAGCCCGGACGAGACGCGCGCGCTCGGCGAGGCGCTCGGGCGGCTGCTCCGGGCGCGCGACGCGCGCGGCGCGGTCGTGGGGCTCACCGGTCCGCTCGGCGCGGGCAAGACCTGCTTCGTCCAGGGGCTGGCCCGCGGACTCGGCGCGGGCGGCTACGTGCGGAGTCCGACGTTCGTCCTCGTCCATCGGTACCCGGGGCCGCTGCCGCTCTACCACGTCGATCTTTACCGCATCGCGCCGCCCGACCTGGACGCGCTCGGCCTCGAGGAGATAATCGAAGGTGACGGCATCACGGCGATCGAGTGGGCCGGAACGGCGCCGCTGCCCCCGGACCACTTGTCCGTCGAGTTGTCGTTCGACGGGGACGAAAACGCGCGCACCGTGCGCGTCGGCGCGGCGGGCGGCCGCTCGCGCCGCCTCCTGGACGGGCTTCGGACATGCGTGTCCTCGCGATAG
- a CDS encoding slipin family protein — translation MTTFLAPFLVAVILVGLSLLGSTIKIAREYERGVVFRLGRLIGSKGPGVIILIPVVDRMIKIDLRVVTLDIPRQEMMTRDNVPVTVDAVVYFRIVNPEDAIVKVENFSRATYLLAQTTLRSTLGQHELDELLAQRDRINQQLQSVIDEATEPWGIKVTMVEVRDVVLPESMKRAMARQAEVERERRAKIINAEGEFQAAEKLVQAAARIAEQPVALQLRYLQALTEVASEQNSTTIFPVPIDLITPFLKRLGGGDGAKGAG, via the coding sequence ATGACGACGTTCCTCGCTCCGTTCCTGGTGGCGGTGATCCTCGTCGGTCTCTCGCTGCTGGGGTCGACGATCAAGATCGCGCGCGAATACGAGCGCGGGGTGGTTTTCCGCCTTGGCCGCCTGATCGGCTCGAAGGGGCCCGGCGTGATCATCCTCATTCCGGTGGTCGACCGGATGATCAAAATCGACCTCCGCGTCGTCACGCTCGACATTCCGCGCCAGGAGATGATGACCCGCGACAACGTGCCGGTGACCGTCGACGCCGTCGTCTATTTTCGGATCGTCAACCCGGAAGACGCGATCGTCAAAGTCGAGAACTTCAGCCGCGCCACCTACCTACTCGCGCAGACGACGCTGCGGAGTACGCTCGGACAGCACGAGCTCGACGAGCTTCTCGCGCAGCGCGACAGGATCAACCAGCAGCTCCAGAGCGTGATCGACGAGGCGACGGAGCCCTGGGGCATCAAGGTGACGATGGTGGAAGTCCGCGACGTGGTGCTTCCGGAGAGCATGAAGCGCGCGATGGCCCGGCAGGCCGAGGTCGAGCGCGAGCGGCGCGCCAAGATCATCAACGCCGAGGGCGAGTTCCAGGCGGCCGAGAAGCTCGTCCAGGCCGCGGCGCGCATCGCCGAGCAGCCGGTGGCGCTGCAGCTGCGGTACCTGCAGGCGCTCACGGAAGTCGCCTCCGAGCAGAACTCCACCACGATCTTTCCGGTCCCGATCGACCTCATCACTCCGTTCCTCAAGCGGCTGGGCGGGGGCGACGGCGCCAAGGGCGCCGGCTAG
- a CDS encoding nodulation protein NfeD, producing MTGARRSRVVRAAARSVAALLLAVPAAGLFAAAALGPGTGRALGAVAPPQATGAVVDVVQLNGIIGPATARYVLRGLRQASADGAEALVIEIDTPGGLMTSMDQIAKALLASPTPTIAYVWPSGARAASAGVFVTYAANVAAMAPTTHLGAAHPVNVAPGGGTSAEDKTMIAKVTNDAVAEIRGFAARRGRNPDWAERAVRESVSITDEEALRLHVVDLIADTPQALLAAVDGRKVQTPGGTRALHTRGARLSEIPMDVTERFLLLLSDPNIGFVLMTMAIYGIIFELSNPGSVFPGVIGGLALILALASFAVIEVNLAGLLLIGFALILFIADLKVPSHGILTAGGLAAFILGSLLLTEKQAPFLRISITLILTMAGLTAAFFAFAVGAGIRAQARRVHTGREALLGAVGVTRSDLAPSGTVFVDGELWSAETADGAIPSGQHVSVVEVRGLRLLVRPAGAGTPAGSPPRAKEGT from the coding sequence ATGACCGGCGCCAGGCGCTCCCGCGTCGTTCGCGCCGCCGCGCGCTCCGTGGCGGCGCTGCTCCTCGCGGTCCCCGCGGCCGGCCTGTTCGCGGCAGCCGCGCTGGGGCCGGGAACCGGCCGGGCCCTCGGCGCCGTCGCCCCGCCGCAGGCCACCGGCGCCGTCGTCGACGTCGTCCAGTTGAACGGTATCATCGGTCCGGCCACCGCCCGGTACGTCCTGCGCGGCCTGCGCCAGGCCTCGGCCGACGGCGCGGAAGCCCTCGTCATTGAGATCGATACCCCCGGCGGTCTGATGACGTCGATGGACCAGATTGCGAAGGCGCTGCTGGCCTCGCCGACGCCGACGATCGCCTATGTCTGGCCGAGCGGCGCCCGCGCGGCGTCGGCCGGCGTCTTCGTCACCTACGCCGCCAACGTCGCCGCGATGGCTCCGACGACGCACCTCGGCGCGGCGCATCCGGTTAACGTGGCTCCCGGCGGCGGCACCTCCGCCGAGGACAAGACGATGATCGCCAAGGTCACGAACGACGCGGTCGCGGAGATCCGGGGCTTCGCGGCGCGCCGCGGGCGGAACCCCGACTGGGCAGAGCGCGCCGTCCGTGAGAGCGTCTCGATCACGGACGAGGAGGCGCTCCGGCTCCACGTCGTCGACCTCATCGCGGACACCCCCCAGGCGCTGCTGGCCGCCGTCGACGGCCGGAAAGTCCAGACGCCGGGCGGGACGCGCGCCCTCCACACGCGCGGGGCGCGCCTCTCCGAGATCCCGATGGACGTCACGGAGCGCTTTCTCCTCCTCCTGAGCGACCCGAACATCGGGTTCGTGCTGATGACGATGGCGATCTACGGGATCATCTTCGAGCTCAGCAACCCGGGCTCGGTGTTCCCCGGGGTGATCGGCGGGCTGGCGCTCATCCTGGCGCTCGCGTCGTTTGCCGTGATCGAGGTGAACCTGGCCGGTCTCTTGCTCATCGGGTTCGCGCTGATCCTCTTCATCGCGGACCTCAAGGTGCCGAGCCACGGCATCCTCACCGCCGGCGGTCTCGCCGCCTTCATCCTGGGGTCGCTCCTGCTCACGGAGAAGCAGGCGCCGTTCCTCCGGATCTCCATCACGCTGATCCTTACGATGGCCGGCCTGACCGCGGCGTTCTTCGCGTTTGCCGTCGGCGCGGGCATCCGCGCGCAGGCGCGCAGGGTGCACACCGGGCGCGAGGCGCTCCTCGGCGCGGTCGGCGTGACGCGCAGCGACCTCGCGCCGTCGGGCACCGTCTTCGTCGACGGCGAACTGTGGAGTGCCGAGACCGCAGACGGCGCGATTCCGTCGGGGCAGCACGTCAGCGTCGTGGAGGTCCGCGGGCTCCGCCTGCTCGTGCGCCCGGCCGGCGCCGGCACGCCGGCGGGTTCGCCGCCGCGGGCGAAGGAGGGCACATGA
- a CDS encoding M55 family metallopeptidase produces the protein MKVFISADMEGTAGVTDADQCREGRPDYNRFRRLMTEEVNAAILGALESGAKEIVVNDSHATMRNLLIEELHPQAQLVSGSPKPYSMMQGIDASFDAVFFTGYHAAAGTQDAVLDHSYSGACVRQIKLGNTVVGEPGLNSALAGHFKVPVALITGDGTAVQQLKKLISHVETVAVKEAIGRVAARSYQPVEARRRIKEGAAKALKRARDLKPYAVAKPVALEIDWMYTSMADRCMLIPGMTRVTPRATAYKAKDAEQAFTVTVACLTLARSLT, from the coding sequence TTGAAAGTCTTTATCTCCGCGGACATGGAGGGCACCGCCGGCGTCACCGACGCCGACCAGTGCCGCGAAGGGCGGCCGGATTACAACCGGTTCCGGCGCCTGATGACCGAAGAAGTGAACGCCGCGATTCTCGGCGCGCTCGAGTCCGGGGCAAAGGAGATCGTCGTCAACGACTCGCACGCCACGATGCGGAACCTGCTGATCGAGGAGCTCCATCCGCAGGCGCAGCTCGTCAGCGGTAGCCCGAAGCCCTACAGCATGATGCAGGGAATCGACGCGTCGTTCGACGCCGTGTTCTTCACCGGCTACCACGCGGCCGCCGGCACCCAAGACGCGGTCCTCGACCATTCGTACAGCGGCGCGTGCGTGCGCCAGATCAAGCTCGGCAACACGGTCGTCGGCGAGCCCGGCCTCAACTCCGCGCTGGCCGGTCATTTCAAGGTGCCGGTCGCGCTCATCACGGGCGACGGGACGGCGGTACAACAGCTCAAGAAGCTGATTTCCCACGTCGAGACCGTCGCGGTCAAAGAGGCGATCGGCCGTGTCGCGGCGCGGTCGTATCAGCCGGTCGAGGCCCGTCGCCGCATCAAAGAGGGCGCGGCGAAGGCGCTGAAGCGCGCGCGGGACCTCAAGCCGTACGCCGTCGCCAAGCCGGTCGCGCTCGAGATCGACTGGATGTACACGTCGATGGCCGACCGCTGCATGCTGATTCCCGGCATGACGAGAGTGACGCCGCGTGCCACGGCGTACAAGGCGAAGGATGCGGAACAGGCGTTTACGGTCACGGTGGCCTGCCTTACCCTGGCGCGCTCGCTTACCTAG
- a CDS encoding asparaginase: MWDSVPLALVERGGRAECVHRGSVVVADRDGRIRYAAGDPGLPLYLRSACKPLQALPLVEGGGVEKFGLTGAELSVICASHAAEPVHLEAVRSILSKIGLDPSALRCGPHVPHDPATAAALARAGRAPEAIHSNCSGKHSGMLASCVLYGWPTETYLEPAHPLQRRIAGIIADFCANGDPLPHATDGCGVPTFHANVAQLAQAFGRLADPAGLPAPRAAAVRRIGDAMAAYPVMVSGTGRLVTSLMEAMGDRLFCKGGAEGGFGIALRSRGLGIAVKIEDGNARAMGPILVEVLRQLGAAGPAEAQTLAVHAQPKVTNTRGEVVGAIRPLVQLREQ; the protein is encoded by the coding sequence ATGTGGGATAGCGTCCCGCTCGCCCTCGTCGAGCGCGGCGGACGCGCGGAATGTGTCCACCGCGGCAGCGTCGTCGTGGCGGACCGCGACGGACGCATCCGGTACGCGGCCGGCGATCCGGGTCTGCCGCTCTACCTGAGATCGGCGTGCAAGCCGCTGCAGGCGCTGCCGCTTGTCGAGGGGGGCGGCGTCGAAAAGTTCGGTCTGACCGGCGCCGAGCTGTCCGTGATCTGCGCCTCGCACGCCGCGGAGCCGGTGCACCTCGAAGCGGTGCGCTCCATCCTCTCCAAGATCGGATTGGACCCGTCGGCTTTGCGGTGCGGCCCGCACGTACCGCACGATCCGGCCACCGCGGCGGCGCTCGCGCGCGCCGGGCGCGCACCGGAAGCGATCCACAGCAACTGCTCCGGCAAGCACTCCGGGATGCTGGCGTCCTGCGTGCTCTACGGCTGGCCCACCGAGACCTACCTCGAGCCGGCGCACCCGCTGCAGCGGCGGATTGCCGGGATCATCGCCGACTTTTGCGCGAACGGCGACCCGCTCCCCCACGCCACCGACGGCTGCGGCGTGCCGACGTTCCACGCGAACGTCGCCCAGCTCGCCCAGGCGTTCGGGCGCCTGGCCGACCCGGCCGGCCTGCCGGCGCCGCGGGCCGCAGCCGTTCGTCGCATCGGCGACGCGATGGCCGCCTATCCCGTCATGGTATCGGGGACCGGGCGCCTGGTCACCTCGCTCATGGAGGCGATGGGTGACCGGCTGTTCTGCAAGGGCGGGGCGGAGGGTGGATTTGGGATCGCCCTGCGAAGCCGCGGACTCGGGATCGCGGTGAAGATCGAGGACGGAAACGCGCGCGCGATGGGCCCGATTCTCGTGGAGGTCTTGCGCCAGCTCGGCGCGGCCGGCCCGGCGGAGGCGCAGACGCTCGCGGTCCACGCTCAGCCCAAAGTGACAAACACCCGCGGCGAAGTCGTGGGGGCGATCCGGCCGCTCGTCCAGCTGCGCGAGCAATAG
- a CDS encoding gamma-glutamyl-gamma-aminobutyrate hydrolase family protein: protein MTEDRPRIGVVGAARTEVEQKSFQAYVEAVEGAGGRPVPIEPGAGADVLDRVDGLVLTGGLDVDPKEYGQAADPSMSVEVDAERDALELPLVREAVRRDLPVLAICRGMQVLNVALGGTLIQDLDVERTGRQAWTHQQRKSRPDASHDAPIHEVDVASGSRLREIAGAERLGVNTFHHQAIDKAAPGLAVTARAVEPDKPALIEAVEAPDCRWVLGVQWHPERMWRTAPAHRRLFAELVRAARGVHVG from the coding sequence CACCGAGGTTGAGCAGAAATCCTTTCAGGCCTACGTCGAGGCGGTCGAAGGCGCGGGCGGCAGGCCCGTGCCCATCGAGCCGGGCGCGGGGGCGGACGTTCTAGATCGTGTCGACGGGCTTGTGCTGACCGGCGGGCTCGACGTCGATCCGAAGGAGTACGGCCAGGCCGCGGATCCGTCGATGTCGGTCGAAGTGGACGCCGAGCGCGACGCGCTCGAGCTGCCGCTCGTTCGCGAGGCCGTGCGGCGCGATCTCCCGGTCCTGGCGATCTGCCGAGGCATGCAGGTCCTCAACGTGGCCCTCGGCGGGACGCTCATTCAGGATCTCGACGTCGAACGCACCGGGCGCCAGGCGTGGACTCACCAGCAGCGCAAGTCGCGGCCGGACGCGTCGCACGACGCGCCGATTCACGAGGTCGACGTGGCGTCGGGCAGCCGTCTGCGGGAGATCGCCGGCGCCGAGCGGCTCGGCGTCAATACCTTCCATCATCAGGCGATCGACAAAGCCGCGCCCGGGCTCGCGGTGACGGCGCGGGCCGTGGAGCCGGACAAGCCGGCATTGATCGAAGCCGTGGAGGCGCCCGACTGCCGCTGGGTGCTCGGCGTGCAGTGGCACCCCGAACGGATGTGGCGGACCGCGCCCGCGCACCGGCGCCTCTTCGCGGAGCTCGTGCGCGCGGCCCGCGGCGTCCATGTGGGATAG